One window of Acidobacteriota bacterium genomic DNA carries:
- a CDS encoding DMT family transporter, which translates to MGELFALTCAIIWACAVILLKRSGETVSPFALNFYRVSVSSTLLLATLLFMGEPLFRADVSMSDYLILILSGIIAIGISDTLFHMSLNMVGAGISAIVDCLYSPFTVGLAWLLLDERLSAPQLVGMALVLSGMIAAAGHTPAPGASRRQIILGVVWGVLAMFTLALGIVIAKPVLEHTPVIWATTVRQIGCLAALLPIALVSPKRREHLAVIRPNRDWRFMLPGAILGSYLSLIFWIAGMKYVEVGVAAILNQSSTIYVLILAAMFLREPFTRRKALASLVALTGILLVTVG; encoded by the coding sequence ATGGGCGAGCTGTTCGCCCTCACCTGCGCCATCATCTGGGCCTGCGCCGTGATCCTGCTGAAGCGTTCCGGCGAGACGGTCTCGCCGTTCGCGCTGAACTTCTATCGCGTGTCGGTGTCCAGCACGCTGCTGCTGGCCACCCTGCTATTCATGGGAGAGCCGCTATTCCGCGCCGACGTGTCGATGTCCGACTATCTCATCCTCATCCTGAGCGGCATCATCGCCATCGGGATCTCCGACACGCTGTTTCACATGAGCCTGAACATGGTGGGTGCGGGAATTTCGGCCATCGTGGACTGTCTCTACTCTCCCTTCACCGTGGGCCTGGCCTGGTTGCTGCTCGACGAGCGCCTCAGCGCACCCCAGCTCGTGGGCATGGCGCTGGTCCTGTCGGGCATGATCGCCGCCGCCGGCCACACGCCGGCGCCCGGCGCCTCCCGGCGCCAGATCATCCTCGGTGTGGTTTGGGGCGTGCTGGCGATGTTCACTCTGGCGCTGGGGATCGTCATCGCCAAGCCGGTGCTGGAACACACGCCGGTGATCTGGGCCACGACGGTGCGCCAGATCGGCTGCCTGGCGGCGCTGCTGCCCATCGCGTTGGTTTCGCCGAAGCGGCGGGAGCACCTCGCCGTGATCCGCCCCAACCGCGATTGGCGGTTCATGCTCCCCGGCGCCATCCTCGGCTCCTACCTGTCACTGATCTTCTGGATCGCCGGCATGAAGTACGTCGAAGTGGGCGTGGCGGCGATCCTCAACCAGTCCAGCACCATCTACGTGCTCATCCTGGCCGCGATGTTCCTGCGGGAGCCATTCACCCGCCGCAAGGCGCTCGCTTCGCTGGTGGCGCTGACGGGCATCCTGCTGGTCACCGTCGGTTGA
- a CDS encoding lysophospholipase, giving the protein MNRTRWVLTIIAAGALASAIVMLSAYPGGVQRTGHRTRTADGVSVAYDLYRPAAGATSPPVVIIGHGVVVNKEMMASLALELAAGGCTVAALDWRGHGASGGRLGQRDGLARDLAAVAADLPRRAPESDMDRLALVGFSMGGPPTFRFAAERDAVRTWVGLGTFALSGVGGPQSPRNVLLLIGTLDEAFRPERIRASLDHLLTEGPAEYDRRYGSIAGGTAREVMLLPGVDHLMIPYHGGVLRRSRNWILESFGLSTDADFVLGPRLGWLALGLFGLAALMYTVSALPLSGSKPPAAGARAQSIPVRTIVSRTAISLLGWPAALLFLPLALTGLAFSALATAILGSCALSLALVLRRPARSAGLPLGRLFGEALGGGWTVWLHAVVLAAVLCVGCLLLLGRHWIGLLPGPERWLSLPLFFAPLFAITLWFALFIQKLAGPSIAAWLGRRSGRAHRTGGMWLAAGLLFGWFAALILGSGMLLGNYFFAMDLFPLAPMLAGLALIGTASERSTGSALPAAFAGALLWTLAIVTLSPAVDLSIFL; this is encoded by the coding sequence ATGAACCGCACGCGCTGGGTTCTCACCATCATCGCCGCGGGGGCGCTCGCGTCCGCCATCGTGATGCTGTCAGCCTACCCCGGCGGCGTCCAGCGGACGGGCCACCGTACCCGGACCGCCGACGGCGTCTCCGTCGCCTATGACTTGTACCGTCCGGCGGCCGGCGCCACATCCCCGCCGGTGGTCATCATCGGCCACGGCGTGGTGGTCAACAAGGAGATGATGGCATCGCTGGCGCTGGAGCTGGCCGCCGGCGGATGCACCGTGGCAGCCCTCGACTGGCGAGGCCACGGCGCCAGTGGCGGCCGCCTCGGCCAACGCGACGGGCTGGCCCGGGATCTGGCCGCCGTGGCCGCCGACCTGCCGCGGCGCGCACCGGAGTCTGACATGGACCGCCTCGCGCTGGTGGGATTCTCCATGGGCGGACCGCCCACCTTCCGTTTCGCCGCGGAGCGCGACGCCGTCCGGACCTGGGTGGGCCTCGGCACTTTCGCCCTGTCCGGCGTGGGCGGTCCGCAAAGCCCGCGCAATGTGCTGCTACTCATCGGCACCCTTGACGAGGCGTTCCGGCCGGAGCGCATCCGCGCGTCCTTGGACCATCTGCTGACCGAAGGTCCGGCCGAATACGACCGCCGGTACGGCTCGATCGCCGGCGGCACTGCCCGGGAGGTGATGCTGCTGCCGGGCGTGGACCACTTGATGATTCCGTACCACGGCGGCGTGCTCCGCCGGAGCCGGAACTGGATTCTCGAATCGTTCGGCCTGTCTACCGACGCGGACTTCGTGCTGGGTCCGCGACTGGGCTGGCTGGCGCTCGGACTCTTTGGATTGGCCGCTCTCATGTACACCGTGTCGGCGCTGCCCCTGTCCGGGTCGAAGCCCCCGGCCGCCGGCGCGCGGGCCCAATCCATCCCTGTCCGGACCATCGTCAGCCGCACGGCGATCAGCCTGCTGGGCTGGCCGGCGGCGCTGCTCTTCCTGCCGCTGGCGCTCACCGGACTGGCCTTCAGCGCCCTGGCCACCGCCATCCTGGGCAGTTGCGCCTTGAGCTTGGCGCTGGTCCTGCGGCGGCCCGCCCGCTCCGCCGGTCTCCCGCTGGGACGGTTGTTCGGTGAGGCCCTCGGCGGCGGCTGGACGGTGTGGCTGCACGCCGTGGTGCTGGCCGCGGTGCTGTGCGTCGGTTGCCTCCTGCTGCTGGGACGCCACTGGATTGGACTGCTGCCGGGCCCGGAGCGCTGGCTTTCCCTTCCGCTGTTTTTCGCGCCCCTGTTCGCCATCACCCTGTGGTTCGCCCTCTTCATCCAGAAGCTGGCGGGACCGTCGATCGCCGCGTGGCTGGGCCGCCGTTCCGGTCGCGCCCATCGGACCGGCGGGATGTGGCTGGCGGCGGGTTTGCTGTTCGGCTGGTTCGCCGCGCTGATTCTCGGCTCCGGCATGTTGCTGGGGAATTACTTTTTCGCCATGGACCTGTTCCCGCTGGCGCCCATGCTGGCGGGACTGGCCCTGATTGGCACCGCGTCGGAGCGGTCCACCGGTTCGGCGCTGCCCGCCGCGTTCGCCGGAGCGCTGCTCTGGACGCTGGCCATCGTCACCCTGTCACCAGCTGTGGATTTAAGCATATTCCTTTAA
- a CDS encoding ATP-binding protein gives MEFKCFVGRDREIRHIEQAITGGVNAILSGRFGNGRTSLARQIATRLAGRHPFVFLDGQHTPAFLCRQILAALDPRPDGPVSYKAGRALLRQLVQSANPPAVFVLDNMSGLSAPKIEFLRLLAWGRHNRFILIVESFLPSADLARLRSMFTPVTEIRLGYLSRRSAKEFFRRHAAAHRFGWSEADIDARSQAAGGYPLNMCASVEMELNRRASPPHS, from the coding sequence ATGGAATTCAAATGCTTTGTGGGCCGTGATCGGGAAATCCGTCACATCGAACAGGCGATCACCGGCGGAGTCAATGCGATCCTCAGCGGGCGGTTTGGAAACGGCCGGACGAGTCTGGCGCGGCAGATCGCCACCCGGCTGGCCGGACGCCATCCGTTTGTTTTTCTCGACGGACAGCATACTCCGGCCTTCCTCTGCCGCCAGATCTTGGCCGCACTCGATCCGCGGCCGGACGGCCCGGTCAGTTACAAGGCCGGGCGCGCGCTGCTCCGGCAGCTCGTGCAATCGGCCAACCCGCCGGCCGTGTTCGTTCTGGACAACATGTCCGGTTTGTCCGCGCCGAAGATCGAATTCCTGCGGCTGCTGGCCTGGGGACGCCACAACCGGTTCATCCTCATTGTGGAATCGTTTCTGCCATCGGCCGACCTAGCTCGGCTGCGATCCATGTTCACTCCGGTGACGGAAATTCGTCTCGGTTATCTTTCCCGGCGCAGTGCCAAGGAATTCTTTCGCCGGCACGCCGCCGCCCACCGGTTCGGTTGGAGCGAGGCGGATATCGACGCGCGGTCTCAGGCCGCGGGCGGCTATCCGCTGAACATGTGCGCCAGCGTCGAGATGGAACTGAACCGGCGGGCATCGCCGCCGCATTCCTGA